In Elusimicrobiota bacterium, a single window of DNA contains:
- a CDS encoding M20 family metallopeptidase yields MNTRPRLLRKVAALAHDIVAVSRFVHSHPEEGFHERECSEFLCAALANQGFRIEKPLPRLPTAFRASRRGRRPGPAIGFIAEYDSLPGIGHGCGHNLIAASAFGAAAALGSLVDETGGSVWVFGTPAEEYGSGKVPMLKARVFAPAQAVLMAHPETFWLVNTACLALDALKFEFRGRTSHAAATPWEGRNALDAVIGLFNGISALRQQLKPDVRVHGIITKGGDAPNVIPDHTAAEFYVRALRRRDLDEVTARVKDCARAAALAAGCRVKIVDSEPPLDDMVNNPVLAAVVERQLRGLGIKDIATEDSVPGSADIGNVSHRIPTIYFYCPVAPPGMDLHTREFARQAVTDQAHQGLLKAVQALALSGLELLRKPALVKEARQALQRSSSR; encoded by the coding sequence ATGAACACGAGACCAAGACTGCTCCGGAAAGTCGCGGCCCTGGCCCACGACATCGTGGCCGTCAGCCGCTTCGTCCACTCCCACCCCGAGGAGGGCTTCCACGAGCGCGAGTGCTCGGAGTTCTTGTGCGCCGCGCTGGCCAACCAGGGCTTCCGCATCGAGAAGCCCCTGCCGCGCCTGCCCACGGCTTTCCGCGCCTCCCGGCGCGGCCGGCGTCCCGGCCCCGCGATCGGCTTCATCGCGGAGTACGACTCCTTGCCCGGCATCGGCCACGGCTGCGGACACAACCTCATCGCGGCCTCGGCCTTCGGGGCCGCGGCGGCCCTGGGCTCCCTCGTCGACGAGACCGGCGGCTCGGTCTGGGTCTTCGGCACGCCGGCCGAGGAGTACGGCAGCGGCAAGGTCCCGATGCTCAAGGCCCGCGTCTTCGCCCCCGCGCAAGCGGTGCTGATGGCCCATCCGGAGACCTTCTGGCTGGTCAACACCGCCTGCCTGGCGCTGGACGCGCTCAAGTTCGAGTTCCGGGGACGCACTTCCCACGCCGCGGCCACGCCCTGGGAGGGCCGCAACGCCCTGGACGCGGTCATCGGCCTTTTCAACGGCATCTCGGCTTTGCGCCAGCAGCTCAAGCCCGACGTGCGCGTGCACGGCATCATCACCAAGGGCGGAGACGCGCCCAACGTCATCCCGGACCACACCGCGGCCGAATTCTATGTCCGGGCTCTGCGGCGCCGGGACCTCGACGAGGTCACGGCCCGGGTCAAGGACTGCGCCCGCGCCGCGGCCCTGGCCGCGGGCTGCCGGGTCAAGATCGTCGACTCCGAACCGCCCCTGGACGACATGGTCAACAACCCGGTGCTGGCCGCCGTGGTGGAGCGCCAGTTGCGCGGGCTCGGCATCAAGGATATCGCGACCGAGGACTCGGTGCCCGGCTCGGCCGACATCGGCAATGTGAGCCACCGCATTCCTACCATATACTTCTACTGCCCGGTCGCTCCCCCGGGCATGGACCTGCACACCAGGGAGTTCGCCCGGCAGGCCGTCACCGACCAGGCGCACCAGGGACTTCTGAAGGCGGTCCAGGCTTTGGCCCTTTCGGGGCTGGAGCTGTTGCGCAAGCCGGCCTTGGTCAAAGAGGCCCGGCAGGCCCTTCAGCGCAGTTCGAGTCGGTAG
- a CDS encoding formylglycine-generating enzyme family protein has translation MTAEGGPPLVRVPAGKFWMGSPEGEGDDDERPRHLVLLPEFLIDRHPVTAAQFADFCRRMGRPAPQQPPWSADDHPVVNVSWEDARDYCAWAGKRLPTEAEWERAARGGTQTRYYFGDDEGGLGEYAWFRGNSGGQTHPVAGKAPNAFGLYDMHGNVWEWVADWYDPGYYARSPASGPRGPEAGVYRVLRGGSWSLFDVLCRCAARNRLLPRLSGLNLGFRCARDTA, from the coding sequence ATGACCGCGGAGGGGGGCCCGCCCCTGGTCCGCGTCCCGGCCGGGAAGTTCTGGATGGGCTCGCCCGAAGGCGAGGGCGACGATGACGAGCGGCCCCGCCACCTCGTGCTCCTGCCGGAGTTCCTCATCGACAGGCACCCGGTCACCGCGGCCCAATTCGCCGATTTCTGCCGCCGGATGGGCCGGCCCGCGCCGCAGCAGCCGCCGTGGAGCGCGGACGACCACCCGGTGGTCAATGTCTCCTGGGAGGACGCGCGGGACTACTGCGCCTGGGCCGGCAAGCGCCTGCCCACCGAGGCCGAGTGGGAGCGCGCCGCGCGGGGCGGGACGCAGACGCGCTACTATTTCGGGGACGACGAGGGCGGGCTGGGAGAATACGCCTGGTTCCGGGGCAATTCCGGCGGCCAGACCCACCCCGTGGCCGGCAAGGCCCCCAACGCGTTCGGCCTCTACGACATGCACGGCAACGTCTGGGAATGGGTCGCGGACTGGTACGACCCGGGCTACTACGCCAGAAGCCCGGCCTCCGGGCCGCGCGGGCCGGAGGCCGGCGTCTACCGCGTCCTGCGCGGCGGGTCCTGGAGCCTTTTCGACGTGCTCTGCCGCTGCGCCGCGCGCAACCGCCTGCTCCCGCGGCTCTCGGGCCTCAATCTCGGCTTCCGCTGCGCGCGCGATACCGCTTAA
- a CDS encoding SUMF1/EgtB/PvdO family nonheme iron enzyme, whose translation MTDRLPASGRCAHCGAEISPAATVCGFCQKPVGHTWVLRPVLTGLIVGLVLGLLAAGAIWMRAAMRRAAAQEQAAAADAAPPAAPADQDPTYTSLLTQAEGEAARGDYRQAVAVLMQALSRRPDRPEARARLEALRAQLMREQPTLAAPQAPRAPPQAPPEPADMVFMPAGHFTMGADQPGGSEDEYPAHEVFLSSYSIEAREVTVEQYRDFCAQTKRGFPRQPSWSTPQHPVVSVTWHDARAYCRHLGRRLPTEAEWERAARCDARGRWPAGSMPEFAEAFAWFALDSEDHAHPVGLKAPGGCRLYDAYGNVWEWVSDWYFERYYDSSPKQDPRGPRSGDERVLRGGAFDSPFEFLSATYREKFDPKYGAENRGFRCAASPAP comes from the coding sequence ATGACCGACCGTCTGCCCGCCTCCGGCCGCTGCGCTCACTGCGGCGCCGAGATCAGCCCGGCGGCCACCGTCTGCGGGTTCTGCCAGAAGCCCGTCGGCCACACCTGGGTCCTGCGGCCCGTGCTGACGGGACTGATCGTCGGCCTCGTCCTGGGCCTGCTGGCCGCGGGGGCGATCTGGATGCGCGCCGCCATGCGCCGGGCCGCCGCCCAGGAGCAGGCGGCGGCCGCGGACGCCGCCCCGCCCGCGGCTCCCGCCGACCAGGACCCCACTTACACATCTTTGCTGACGCAGGCCGAAGGCGAGGCGGCTCGGGGTGATTACCGGCAGGCGGTGGCCGTCCTCATGCAAGCCCTGTCCCGGCGGCCGGACCGGCCCGAGGCCCGCGCCCGGCTGGAGGCGCTGCGCGCGCAGCTCATGCGGGAGCAGCCGACGTTGGCGGCGCCTCAGGCGCCGCGGGCGCCCCCGCAGGCGCCCCCGGAGCCCGCCGACATGGTCTTCATGCCGGCCGGGCACTTCACCATGGGCGCCGACCAGCCCGGCGGCAGCGAGGACGAATACCCGGCCCACGAGGTATTCCTCTCCTCGTACTCGATCGAGGCCCGCGAGGTCACGGTCGAGCAGTACCGGGATTTCTGCGCGCAGACGAAGCGCGGATTCCCGCGCCAGCCCTCTTGGAGCACGCCCCAGCATCCCGTGGTGTCGGTGACCTGGCACGACGCGCGGGCCTACTGCCGCCACCTGGGCCGGCGCCTGCCGACCGAGGCGGAATGGGAACGGGCCGCGCGCTGCGACGCCCGGGGGCGCTGGCCCGCCGGTTCCATGCCGGAGTTCGCGGAAGCCTTCGCCTGGTTCGCGCTCGACTCCGAAGACCACGCCCACCCGGTCGGGCTCAAGGCCCCCGGCGGCTGCCGGCTCTACGACGCTTACGGCAACGTCTGGGAATGGGTCTCGGACTGGTACTTCGAGCGCTACTACGACAGCAGTCCCAAGCAGGACCCGCGCGGGCCGCGCTCCGGAGACGAGCGGGTCCTGCGCGGCGGCGCTTTCGACAGCCCGTTCGAGTTTTTGTCCGCCACCTACCGGGAGAAGTTCGACCCGAAATACGGGGCGGAGAACCGCGGGTTCCGCTGCGCGGCATCGCCGGCGCCATGA
- the metH gene encoding methionine synthase: protein MTFLDTLALPEDARAGALRAALGRRILVLDGSMGSQLATQGLKAQDFGGAGQEGCFDILPVTKPAVVAAVHECYLEAGADIIETCSFGALRHVLAEYGIADRTLELNRAAAALAARSARGHATPDKPRFVAGSMGPGTKTITLTGGISFAAVAAAHGEQAQGLIEGGVDLLLLETQQDTVNIKASLCGIADCFQRLGRRVPVILSASIEASGTMLGGQTAEALADSVAHWGLFGLGLNCALGPDRMTDHVRTLSALTPGFTACYPNAGLPDEEGRYSETPESFAAKMERFCAEGWVNIVGGCCGTTPAHIRAVALTAARHQPRRAAPARRWAVSGLESLTVDEDKRPVLVGERANVVGSRLFKDMIVKEDFVAAADVGRRQVRGGAQVLDVCLANPDRDEGKDMARLLERLASAVRVPIMIDSTDPAVMEAALQRCPGKCIINSVNLEAGETRFAAAAPLVHRYGAALVVGTIDEDKAHGMALTRQRKLAIARRSHELLTRKFGVPEEDLYFDCLVFPVATGDGKYYGSAAETVAALRLIKEALPGSKTALGVSNVSFGLPPAGREALNAVFLHRCVQAGLDLAIVNTEKLSRYAQLPAEERRLSEALLDWKGPGDPAFPAGFDAVAEFVAHFRQAKPKAPAAGPLLPAADRVRLAVVTASREGLEAALTELLQDTAPLAIINGPLMAGMAEVGRLFAANDLIVAEVLQCAEVMKAAVSLLEPRLAGSRAASRGTIALATVKGDVHDIGKNLVHIILKNNGYEVVDIGIKASSEAILEGLRRSRAQALGLSGLLVRSCQEMAIAAADLAAAGVDIPIVAGGAALSQRFVAAKVAPAYPNPVFYAKDAMVGLAIFNELFDPSKRVACEQRNREEQEKLRAAAGTAPAAVPPSKVPERISHDGPIPTPPDLALHVVEDFDSDEVFRNLDPQMLYGKHLGLKGAVKKLFAAKDPKALELRRRMEELWAESRSRGLLRPRAAYRFCPCQAEGDSLVLYSAPDGKEVLARFDFPRQVSGERLCLADFAAPASSGRMDTVALFVVTAGTGVREEAARLRDAGDYFKSHALGALALNGSEAAAEVLHQRLRALWGIGPRGERFSFGYPACPALEPQARLLELLESRRTAGVALTEGFMMDPEASVSALVFHHPEARVFSAAVAA from the coding sequence ATGACCTTTCTCGACACCCTCGCCCTGCCCGAAGACGCCCGCGCCGGCGCGCTGCGCGCGGCCCTGGGCCGGCGCATCCTCGTCCTGGACGGCTCCATGGGCAGCCAGCTCGCGACCCAGGGCCTCAAGGCTCAGGACTTCGGCGGAGCGGGACAGGAAGGATGCTTCGACATCCTGCCCGTCACCAAGCCCGCCGTGGTGGCGGCGGTCCACGAGTGCTACCTGGAGGCCGGGGCGGACATCATCGAGACCTGCTCCTTCGGCGCGCTGCGCCACGTCCTGGCCGAGTACGGGATCGCGGACCGCACCCTCGAGCTCAACCGCGCCGCGGCCGCGCTCGCGGCGAGATCCGCCCGCGGCCACGCCACGCCGGACAAGCCGCGCTTCGTGGCCGGCTCCATGGGCCCCGGCACCAAGACCATCACTTTGACCGGGGGCATCAGCTTCGCCGCGGTGGCCGCGGCCCACGGCGAGCAGGCCCAGGGCCTGATCGAAGGCGGCGTGGACCTGCTGCTGCTCGAGACCCAGCAGGACACCGTGAACATCAAGGCCTCGCTGTGCGGCATCGCGGACTGCTTCCAACGCCTGGGCCGGCGCGTCCCGGTCATCCTCTCGGCCTCCATCGAGGCCTCCGGCACCATGCTCGGCGGCCAGACCGCCGAGGCCCTGGCGGACTCCGTAGCGCACTGGGGGCTCTTCGGCCTGGGGCTCAATTGCGCCTTGGGCCCGGACCGCATGACCGACCACGTGCGCACGCTCTCTGCGCTGACCCCGGGCTTCACCGCCTGCTACCCCAACGCCGGCCTGCCCGACGAGGAAGGCCGCTACAGCGAGACGCCGGAGTCCTTCGCGGCCAAGATGGAGCGCTTCTGCGCCGAGGGCTGGGTCAACATCGTGGGCGGCTGCTGCGGCACCACGCCGGCGCACATCCGCGCCGTGGCGCTCACGGCCGCCAGGCACCAGCCGCGCCGGGCCGCGCCGGCCCGGCGCTGGGCCGTCTCCGGCCTGGAGTCGCTGACCGTGGACGAGGACAAGCGCCCGGTGCTCGTGGGAGAGCGCGCCAACGTGGTCGGCTCCCGGCTCTTCAAAGACATGATAGTCAAGGAGGACTTCGTCGCTGCCGCCGACGTCGGGCGGCGGCAGGTGCGCGGCGGGGCGCAGGTCCTCGACGTCTGCCTGGCCAACCCGGACCGCGACGAGGGCAAGGACATGGCGCGCCTGCTGGAGCGCCTGGCCTCGGCCGTGCGGGTTCCCATCATGATCGACTCCACCGACCCCGCGGTCATGGAGGCGGCCCTGCAGCGCTGCCCCGGGAAGTGCATCATCAACTCGGTCAACCTGGAGGCGGGCGAGACGCGCTTCGCCGCGGCCGCGCCTTTGGTCCACCGCTACGGCGCGGCGCTCGTGGTGGGAACCATCGACGAGGACAAGGCCCATGGCATGGCGCTGACCCGGCAGCGCAAGCTGGCCATCGCGCGGCGCAGCCACGAGCTGCTGACCCGCAAATTCGGCGTCCCCGAGGAAGACCTCTACTTCGACTGCCTGGTCTTCCCCGTGGCCACGGGCGACGGCAAGTACTACGGCAGCGCGGCCGAGACGGTGGCGGCCCTGCGCCTCATCAAAGAAGCCCTGCCCGGCAGCAAGACCGCGCTGGGCGTCTCCAACGTCTCCTTCGGCCTGCCGCCCGCGGGCCGCGAGGCCCTCAACGCCGTGTTCCTGCACCGCTGCGTGCAGGCGGGCCTGGATCTGGCCATCGTCAACACCGAGAAGCTCTCCCGCTACGCCCAGCTCCCGGCCGAGGAGCGGCGCCTCTCGGAGGCCCTCCTGGACTGGAAGGGTCCCGGGGACCCCGCTTTCCCCGCCGGCTTCGACGCGGTCGCCGAGTTCGTCGCGCATTTCCGGCAGGCCAAGCCCAAGGCCCCGGCCGCCGGACCGCTGCTGCCCGCCGCGGACCGGGTGCGCTTGGCGGTGGTGACCGCGAGCCGCGAAGGGCTGGAGGCGGCGCTGACGGAGCTCCTCCAGGACACGGCGCCGCTGGCCATCATCAACGGCCCGCTCATGGCGGGCATGGCCGAGGTGGGCCGGCTCTTCGCGGCCAACGACCTCATCGTGGCCGAGGTCCTGCAGTGCGCCGAGGTCATGAAGGCCGCGGTGAGCCTCCTGGAGCCGCGCCTGGCGGGCAGCCGCGCCGCCTCGCGCGGCACCATCGCTTTGGCCACGGTCAAAGGCGACGTGCACGACATCGGCAAGAACCTGGTCCACATCATCCTCAAGAACAACGGCTACGAGGTGGTGGACATCGGGATCAAGGCCTCTTCCGAGGCCATCCTGGAGGGCCTGCGCCGAAGCCGCGCCCAGGCCCTGGGCCTCTCGGGCCTGCTGGTGCGCTCCTGCCAGGAGATGGCCATCGCCGCCGCGGACTTGGCCGCCGCCGGTGTGGACATCCCCATCGTGGCCGGCGGCGCGGCCCTTTCGCAGCGCTTCGTGGCCGCCAAGGTCGCCCCCGCCTACCCGAACCCGGTCTTCTACGCCAAGGACGCCATGGTCGGCCTGGCCATCTTCAACGAGCTTTTCGATCCATCCAAACGCGTTGCCTGCGAACAGCGCAACCGGGAGGAGCAGGAGAAGCTGCGCGCGGCCGCGGGGACTGCTCCTGCCGCGGTCCCGCCGTCCAAGGTCCCGGAGCGGATTTCACATGACGGGCCCATCCCGACACCCCCGGACCTGGCTCTGCATGTGGTGGAAGACTTCGACTCGGACGAGGTGTTCCGCAACCTCGACCCGCAGATGCTCTACGGCAAGCACCTCGGACTCAAGGGCGCGGTCAAGAAGCTCTTCGCGGCCAAGGACCCCAAAGCCCTGGAGCTGCGCCGCCGCATGGAGGAGCTCTGGGCCGAATCCCGCTCCCGCGGGCTGCTGCGGCCCCGGGCCGCCTACCGTTTCTGCCCCTGCCAGGCCGAGGGGGACTCGCTGGTGCTCTACTCCGCTCCCGACGGCAAGGAGGTCCTGGCCCGCTTCGACTTCCCCCGCCAGGTCTCGGGGGAGCGCCTCTGCCTGGCCGACTTCGCCGCGCCCGCGTCTTCCGGCCGGATGGACACCGTGGCCCTGTTCGTGGTCACGGCCGGCACGGGCGTGCGGGAGGAGGCGGCGCGGCTGCGCGACGCCGGCGACTATTTCAAGTCGCACGCCTTGGGCGCCCTGGCCCTCAACGGCTCCGAGGCGGCGGCCGAGGTCCTGCACCAGCGCTTGCGCGCCCTGTGGGGCATCGGCCCGCGCGGGGAGCGCTTCAGCTTCGGCTATCCGGCCTGCCCGGCCCTGGAGCCCCAGGCCCGGCTCCTGGAGCTCCTGGAGAGCCGGCGCACCGCGGGCGTGGCCCTGACCGAGGGCTTCATGATGGACCCGGAGGCGAGCGTCTCGGCGTTGGTCTTCCACCACCCCGAGGCCCGCGTCTTCTCCGCGGCCGTCGCGGCATGA